The Tursiops truncatus isolate mTurTru1 chromosome 6, mTurTru1.mat.Y, whole genome shotgun sequence genome includes a window with the following:
- the GCNT1 gene encoding beta-1,3-galactosyl-O-glycosyl-glycoprotein beta-1,6-N-acetylglucosaminyltransferase has translation MIPTFLDLNVLPSISRCLCTSDKCKLTNLQATTEGKSLQLEAWKTVLNKAKSPIVVEMLRKLRRRKLFSYPTKYYFFLLVFSLVTFSVLRIHQKPEFVNVGHLELLEENPSSNINCTKVLQGDVDEIQKVKLEILTVKFRNRPRWTNYDYINMTSDCASFIKKRKYIVEPLSKEEAEFPIAYSVVVHHKIEMLDRLLRAIYMPQNFYCIHVDTKSEESFLAAVIGIASCFSNVFVASQLESVVYASWSRVQADLNCMQDLYRMNADWKYLINLCGMDFPIKTNLEIVRKLKSLMGENNLETERMPSNKKERWKKHYAVVNGKLTNMGTDKIHPPLETPLFSGSAYFVVSRRYVEYVLENEKIQKFMEWAKDTYSPDEYLWATIQRIPEVPGSLSLSHKYDMSDMQAIARFVKWQYFEGDISKGAPYPPCSGVHVRSVCVFGAGDLNWMLRVHHLFANKFDTDIDLFAIQCLDEHLRHKALETLKH, from the coding sequence CAAATCTCCAGGCCACCACAGAGGGGAAATCATTACAGCTTGAAGCCTGGAAGACTGTCCTTAATAAAGCCAAGTCCCCAATTGTTGTTGAAATGCTGAGGAAGCTGCGGAGGAGGAAACTTTTTTCTTATCCCACTAAATACTActtcttccttcttgttttttcCCTGGTCACCTTCTCTGTTTTAAGAATTCATCAAAAGCCTGAATTTGTAAACGTTGGACATTTGGAGCTGCTTGAAGAGAATCCTAGTAGTAATATTAATTGTACCAAAGTTCTACAGGGTGATGTAGATGAAATCCAAAAGGTAAAGCTTGAGATTCTAACAGTGAAATTTAGAAATCGCCCTCGATGGACAAACTATGACTACATAAACATGACCAGTGATTGTGCTTCTTTCATCAAGAAGCGCAAATATATTGTAGAACCCCTTAGTAAGGAAGAGGCAGAGTTTCCAATAGCATATTCTGTAGTGGTTCATCACAAAATTGAAATGCTTGACAGGCTCCTGAGGGCCATTTATATGCCTCAGAATTTCTATTGCATTCACGTGGATACAAAATCAGAGGAATCCTTTTTGGCCGCGGTGATTGGCATTGCATCCTGTTTCAGTAATGTCTTTGTGGCCAGTCAGCTGGAGAGCGTTGTGTATGCATCTTGGAGCCGGGTCCAGGCTGACCTCAACTGCATGCAGGACCTCTACCGAATGAACGCAGACTGGAAGTACTTGATAAATCTCTGCGGTATGGATTTTCCTATTAAAACCAACCTGGAAATTGTCAGGAAGCTCAAGTCGTTAATGGGCGAGAATAACCTAGAAACGGAGAGAATGCcatccaataaaaaagaaaggtggaAAAAGCATTATGCAGTCGTGAATGGAAAGTTGACAAACATGGGGACCGACAAAATACATCCTCCTCTTGAAACACCTCTGTTTTCAGGCAGTGCCTATTTTGTGGTCAGTAGGAGGTATGTGGAGTATGTGCTCgagaatgaaaaaatacaaaagtttaTGGAGTGGGCAAAAGACACATACAGCCCGGACGAGTATCTCTGGGCCACTATTCAGAGGATCCCCGAAGTCCCAGGGTCACTGTCCTTAAGCCATAAGTACGATATGTCCGACATGCAAGCAATTGCCAGGTTTGTCAAGTGGCAGTACTTTGAAGGTGACATTTCCAAGGGCGCCCCCTACCCGCCGTGCAGCGGCGTCCACGTGCGCTCCGTGTGCGTTTTCGGAGCGGGTGACTTGAACTGGATGCTGCGTGTGCACCACTTGTTCGCCAACAAGTTCGACACGGACATCGACCTCTTTGCCATCCAGTGTTTGGATGAGCATCTGAGGCATAAGGCCCTGGAGACATTAAAACACTGA